From a single Hypomesus transpacificus isolate Combined female chromosome 14, fHypTra1, whole genome shotgun sequence genomic region:
- the LOC124476651 gene encoding guanine nucleotide-binding protein G(i) subunit alpha-1, which produces MGCTLSLDDKAAQERSKMIDRNLRDDGEKAAREVKLLLLGAGESGKSTIVKQMKIIHEAGYSEEECKQYKAVVYSNTIQSIIAIIRAMGRLKIDFADAARADDARQLFVLAGSAEEGFMTGELAGVIQRLWKDGGVQACFGRSREYQLNDSAAYYLNDLDRIAHGSYVPTQQDVLRTRVKTTGIVETHFTFKDLHFKMFDVGGQRSERKKWIHCFEGVTAIIFCVALSDYDLVLAEDEEMNRMHESMKLFDSICNNKWFTDTSIILFLNKKDLFEEKIKKSPLTICYPEYAGSNTYEEAAAYIQCQFEDLNKRKDTKEIYTHFTCATDTKNVQFVFDAVTDVIIKNNLKDCGLF; this is translated from the exons ATGGGGTGTACTCTGAGCCTCGACGACAAAGCGGCGCAGGAGCGCAGTAAAATGATCGACAGGAATTTACGGGACGATGGAGAGAAAGCCGCACGGGAGGTCAAGCTACTCTTGCTGG GTGCTGGGGAGTCTGGGAAGAGTACCATTGTCAAACAGATGAA gaTCATCCATGAGGCAGGCTACTCAGAGGAGGAGTGTAAGCAGTACAAGGCAGTGGTCTACAGCAACACCATCCAGTCCATCATCGCCATCATCAGAGCCATGGGGCGCCTCAAGATCGACTTTGCTGACGCAGCGCGAGCC GACGACGCCCGGCAGCTGTTTGTCCTGGCAGGCTCAGCGGAGGAAGGCTTCATGACTGGCGAGCTGGCGGGGGTGATTCAGCGCCTCTGGAAGGATGGGGGGGTCCAGGCCTGCTTCGGACGCTCACGGGAGTACCAGCTGAACGACTCGGCTGCATA CTACCTGAACGACCTGGATAGGATAGCCCATGGCTCCTATGTGCCCACCCAGCAGGACGTGCTGCGCACCCGTGTCAAGACCACCGGCATCGTGGAAACCCACTTCACCTTCAAGGACTTGCACTTCAA GATGTTTGACgtgggaggtcagaggtcagagaggaaGAAGTGGATCCATTGCTTCGAGGGGGTGACTGCCATCATCTTCTGTGTTGCGCTGAGTGACTATGACCTGGTGCTGGCTGAGGACGAGGAGATG AACCGTATGCATGAGAGCATGAAGCTCTTTGACTCCATCTGCAACAACAAGTGGTTCACAGACACTTCCATCATCCTCTTCCTGAACAAGAAGGACCTGTTCGAGGAGAAGATCAAGAAGAGTCCTCTCACCATCTGCTACCCAGAGTATGCCG gctCCAACACGTATGAGGAGGCTGCAGCCTACATCCAGTGTCAGTTTGAGGACCTGAACAAGCGGAAGGACACCAAGGAGATCTACACCCACTTCACCTGTGCCACTGACACCAAGAACGTGCAGTTTGTCTTTGACGCTGTCACCGACGTTATCATCAAGAACAACCTGAAAGACTGTGGCCTGTTCTAA